One genomic window of Punica granatum isolate Tunisia-2019 chromosome 1, ASM765513v2, whole genome shotgun sequence includes the following:
- the LOC116212131 gene encoding meiosis regulator and mRNA stability factor 1-like isoform X1 — protein MDGGGLAEAQYVKAKTSVWWDIENCLVPIGCDAHAIAQNISSALVKLNYKGPVSISAYGDTTRIPSSVQQALSSTGIALNHVPAGVRDASDKKILVDMLFWAVDNPAPANYLLISGDRDFSNALHQLRMRRYNILLAQPQKASAPLIAAAKSLWLWTSLLAGGSPLPGAHASRVQSPPNFQQQSSNPKQTSASESTKGKNKGKGVKDGSKNHNIPQTNHDGSGQKNHNGTDPRSSNPKQTSASESTKGKNKGKGVKDGSINHNMPQTNHVGSCQKNHNGTDPLSSNPKQTSASESTKGKNKGKGVKDGSKNHDIPQRKHDGSSKKCHNGTDPPPISSGIDTSDVPPNGIWGTPGHPEPSDVQVLIGVILLALNTLRNEKVMPTEENIVGCVRCGDSKHRNTDVKKVLHSAIQQQMIVKHDLGSSVQLYVSKNEKLWKYLSPLGGEPKNYSNKTWAEIQRFLGSSEGQSAILSSRSRYEAGLVMKQMCLKDHLLGDILRILNLLITAKKWIAPDPSGWQPIKITLPDTNHTSSAVKNDDDGSPCELGKL, from the exons ATGGACGGCGGCGGCCTGGCCGAGGCGCAGTACGTGAAGGCGAAGACGTCGGTGTGGTGGGACATCGAGAACTGTCTGGTCCCCATAGGGTGCGATGCTCACGCCATTGCCCAGAACATAAGCTCCGCCCTCGTCAAGCTCAATTACAAAGGCCCGGTATCTATCTCTGCCTACGGAGACACCACCAGGATTCCTTCCTCTGTCCAGCAAGCTCTCTCTAGTACCGGGATCGCCCTTAATCACGTCCCTGCAG GTGTTAGAGATGCAAGCGACAAGAAGATTCTGGTGGACATGTTATTCTGGGCGGTGGACAATCCGGCACCTGCTAACTATCTGTTGATTTCCGGAGACCGGGACTTCTCCAATGCGCTGCATCAGTTGCGCATGAGACGATATAACATCCTTCTAGCACAACCGCAGAAAGCATCAGCACCGTTAATCGCAGCTGCAAAGAGCTTATGGCTCTGGACCAGTCTCTTGGCTGGGGGATCACCGTTACCTGGTGCTCATGCTAGCAGAGTTCAAAGCCCCCCAAACTTTCAGCAGCAAAGTTCAAACCCGAAGCAGACATCTGCTAGTGAATCCACGAAGGGCAAGAACAAAGGTAAAGGTGTAAAAGATGGAAGTAAGAACCACAACATACCGCAGACGAACCATGATGGATCAGGCCAAAAAAACCATAATGGTACAGATCCACGAAGTTCAAACCCAAAGCAGACATCTGCTAGTGAATCCACGAAGGGCAAGAACAAAGGTAAAGGTGTAAAAGATGGAAGTATCAACCACAACATGCCGCAGACGAACCATGTTGGATCATGCCAAAAAAACCATAATGGTACAGATCCACTAAGTTCAAACCCAAAGCAGACATCTGCTAGTGAATCCACGAAGGGCAAGAACAAAGGTAAAGGTGTAAAAGATGGAAGTAAGAACCACGACATACCGCAGAGGAAACATGATGGATCAAGCAAAAAATGCCATAATGGTACAGATCCACCTCCTATTTCCTCTGGCATTGATACTTCGGATGTTCCTCCTAATGGCATTTGGGGTACCCCAGGACACCCAGAACCTTCTGATGTCCAAGTTCTTATTGGAGTTATCTTACTTGCCTTGAACACCCTAAGGAATGAGAAAGTTATGCCAACTGAAGAAAATATAGTTGGTTGTGTTCGGTGTGGAGATTCTAAACATCGGAATACTGACGTAAAAAAGGTCCTACATAGTGCCATCCAGCAGCAAATGATAGTGAAGCATGACTTGGGTAGTTCTGTGCAGTTGTACGTCAGTAAAAATGAGAAGTTGTGGAAGTATCTGAGCCCTCTTGGAGGTGAGCCAAAAAATTATTCCAACAAAACATGGGCGGAGATACAAAGGTTCTTAGGATCCTCTGAAGGACAATCTGCAATACTGTCTTCTCGGTCCAG GTATGAAGCAGGTCTGGTTATGAAGCAAATGTGCTTGAAAGATCATCTTCTGGGTGACATACTCCGGATTCTAAACCTTTTAATAACCGCGAAGAAATGGATAGCACCTGATCCATCAGGATGGcaaccaattaaaattactCTTCCGGATACAAATCACACCAGTTCAGCAGTgaaaaatgatgatgatggctCTCCATGCGAATTGGGCAAGCTCTGA
- the LOC116212348 gene encoding uncharacterized protein LOC116212348 produces MKTNFTRSSEIVRHTGVGWDADTNTITTDQDVWDMFVKKNRAYGAFRSKGCNHYDLQKQLFSSLVATGALRIFSTDPPPTLKEERRLNEEFLSRGKGKGKGKQHVDLEKGSDESDDLVHVVEPMITESRRRVLKRRLSKTSQMQECMDLFRESYTKQQPQKTPPLIKRSKSVTSPEKLEKNSIEEALEELVKLKSRIPHSLYVKAARALLDPGARRLFMWFKEDDRQEWILQLSHT; encoded by the exons ATGAAGACAAATTTCACCCGATCCTCTGAAATAGTTAGGCATACAGGCGTTGGGTGGGATGCAGACACAAACACCATCACAACCGACCAAGATGTTTGGGATATGTTTGTAAAG AAGAACAGGGCATACGGGGCATTTCGGAGCAAGGGCTGCAACCACTACGATTTGCAGAAGCAACTCTTTAGTTCTTTAGTGGCTACCGGTGCTCTTCGCATCTTCTCGACCGATCCACCTCCAACTTTAAAAGAAGAACGCCGATTAAATGAGGAATTCTTATCTAGggggaaggggaaggggaagggAAAACAACATGTCGACCTTGAAAAAGGCTCCGACGAAAGTGACGACCTTGTCCATGTTGTAGAGCCCATGATAACCGAGTCTCGACGTCGAGTGCTGAAAAGGCGTCTAAGCAAGACTTCACAAATGCAGGAATGCATGGACCTGTTCAGGGAGAGTTACACGAAGCAGCAGCCACAGAAAACCCCACCGTTGATAAAGAGAAGCAAGTCGGTAACGAGCCCTGAGAAACTTGAGAAGAATAGCATTGAAGAAGCCCTCGAGGAGTTGGTTAAATTGAAATCGAGAATCCCTCACTCCTTGTATGTGAAAGCCGCCAGAGCCCTCCTTGATCCGGGAGCGCGGAGGCTTTTCATGTGGTTCAAGGAGGACGATCGACAGGAGTGGATACTGCAGCTTTCTCATACTTGA
- the LOC116212131 gene encoding uncharacterized protein LOC116212131 isoform X2 produces the protein MDGGGLAEAQYVKAKTSVWWDIENCLVPIGCDAHAIAQNISSALVKLNYKGPVSISAYGDTTRIPSSVQQALSSTGIALNHVPAGVRDASDKKILVDMLFWAVDNPAPANYLLISGDRDFSNALHQLRMRRYNILLAQPQKASAPLIAAAKSLWLWTSLLAGGSPLPGAHASRVQSPPNFQQQSSNPKQTSASESTKGKNKGKGVKDGSINHNMPQTNHVGSCQKNHNGTDPLSSNPKQTSASESTKGKNKGKGVKDGSKNHDIPQRKHDGSSKKCHNGTDPPPISSGIDTSDVPPNGIWGTPGHPEPSDVQVLIGVILLALNTLRNEKVMPTEENIVGCVRCGDSKHRNTDVKKVLHSAIQQQMIVKHDLGSSVQLYVSKNEKLWKYLSPLGGEPKNYSNKTWAEIQRFLGSSEGQSAILSSRSRYEAGLVMKQMCLKDHLLGDILRILNLLITAKKWIAPDPSGWQPIKITLPDTNHTSSAVKNDDDGSPCELGKL, from the exons ATGGACGGCGGCGGCCTGGCCGAGGCGCAGTACGTGAAGGCGAAGACGTCGGTGTGGTGGGACATCGAGAACTGTCTGGTCCCCATAGGGTGCGATGCTCACGCCATTGCCCAGAACATAAGCTCCGCCCTCGTCAAGCTCAATTACAAAGGCCCGGTATCTATCTCTGCCTACGGAGACACCACCAGGATTCCTTCCTCTGTCCAGCAAGCTCTCTCTAGTACCGGGATCGCCCTTAATCACGTCCCTGCAG GTGTTAGAGATGCAAGCGACAAGAAGATTCTGGTGGACATGTTATTCTGGGCGGTGGACAATCCGGCACCTGCTAACTATCTGTTGATTTCCGGAGACCGGGACTTCTCCAATGCGCTGCATCAGTTGCGCATGAGACGATATAACATCCTTCTAGCACAACCGCAGAAAGCATCAGCACCGTTAATCGCAGCTGCAAAGAGCTTATGGCTCTGGACCAGTCTCTTGGCTGGGGGATCACCGTTACCTGGTGCTCATGCTAGCAGAGTTCAAAGCCCCCCAAACTTTCAGCAGCAAAGTTCAAACCCGAAGCAGAC ATCTGCTAGTGAATCCACGAAGGGCAAGAACAAAGGTAAAGGTGTAAAAGATGGAAGTATCAACCACAACATGCCGCAGACGAACCATGTTGGATCATGCCAAAAAAACCATAATGGTACAGATCCACTAAGTTCAAACCCAAAGCAGACATCTGCTAGTGAATCCACGAAGGGCAAGAACAAAGGTAAAGGTGTAAAAGATGGAAGTAAGAACCACGACATACCGCAGAGGAAACATGATGGATCAAGCAAAAAATGCCATAATGGTACAGATCCACCTCCTATTTCCTCTGGCATTGATACTTCGGATGTTCCTCCTAATGGCATTTGGGGTACCCCAGGACACCCAGAACCTTCTGATGTCCAAGTTCTTATTGGAGTTATCTTACTTGCCTTGAACACCCTAAGGAATGAGAAAGTTATGCCAACTGAAGAAAATATAGTTGGTTGTGTTCGGTGTGGAGATTCTAAACATCGGAATACTGACGTAAAAAAGGTCCTACATAGTGCCATCCAGCAGCAAATGATAGTGAAGCATGACTTGGGTAGTTCTGTGCAGTTGTACGTCAGTAAAAATGAGAAGTTGTGGAAGTATCTGAGCCCTCTTGGAGGTGAGCCAAAAAATTATTCCAACAAAACATGGGCGGAGATACAAAGGTTCTTAGGATCCTCTGAAGGACAATCTGCAATACTGTCTTCTCGGTCCAG GTATGAAGCAGGTCTGGTTATGAAGCAAATGTGCTTGAAAGATCATCTTCTGGGTGACATACTCCGGATTCTAAACCTTTTAATAACCGCGAAGAAATGGATAGCACCTGATCCATCAGGATGGcaaccaattaaaattactCTTCCGGATACAAATCACACCAGTTCAGCAGTgaaaaatgatgatgatggctCTCCATGCGAATTGGGCAAGCTCTGA